The following is a genomic window from Nicotiana tabacum cultivar K326 chromosome 3, ASM71507v2, whole genome shotgun sequence.
CGGGGCTTCCTATATTAAATTAGCTAAATATGATCAATAGTCTTAGTTTTTGAAAACATacacttttttaaaattttattttataacttaacACATTATAAGTATTTTTTGAAAGTTTGTACTCACCGAGACGggatacacgcgcaacgcgcgtgcCCTAAGACTACTTTCCTTAAAAATGTATCTCTAAACATATTTTGATTCCACCAAAATTCTTCACGattctatcttattttctctttatttatgtttattttttgtCCAACAGCATTAAAATAGTATTGGGCCCCCGAGCCATGATCCAAAGTGTAATTTGCATTAAATTTGGTCATTTGGAAAAGTAGCCATTCCAATAAGAGCATGAATTCAACGTTCAAACTGACGACCAACCACTATAcccaaaagagagagagagagagagagcgctcAAAAGCGGCGAAGGAGAGAGCACCGGGGCACCCCCTTTAATCTTTATTATTATAATTCAATTCAATTTTTGTATAATTCCAATTTGATCTTCCCAAAAAACAATGAAGGAGGATTTCCCCCGCTAATCATTCGTTGATCCTACAAAATTCAATCACGGCTCTTCTCGGATCTTTCGCTTTTATTCTAACAATTGATCATCGCCGGAAAGTGGTGACCGTTGACAATCCAAGTCTTCTGGTGGACGACAAGCACCGGATCCCTTCCCCTCACGGCGGTAGGGGTGCCTCTCCTTCTGAAGGCGGTTGCCCCTCCGATCTCCTCTTCCTCGCCGGCGGCGGTCCCTTCTTCCTCTCTCCTAACTTTTCTTATTTGTAAAGCGCACATACGGATTTAGATACTGCTGTATATTACGTATAGCATACGCAGAAAATATATTATTCATTATCCATCCAAGAATAATAGGAGGGGATGCTGACTATTAAAAGGGTGCCGACCCTTGTTTCCAATTACCAAGAGGATGTTCCCGAAAGCAACAACGTAGTGGGTTGTGGCCGCAATTGCCTTGGATTTTGCTGCTTGCCTGGTTTGTCTTCTATTCTTAAATTTCTCTTATCTTTTATGAATTGCCGTGATTATTAATTTCTTAGTGCTCAGCTCGTGTAGCTTTTGCGCAACAGAAGTTGAGTGGCCTTTTTCCTTTATGTCTGGTTTAAGTTACACTGGTTTTTGTTTAATACTATTTTTTATGTGGGTATAATGGTTAACAAAAAGATGGTTGCTTTAAGTTAGAATTTAGCAGACAATCTACGGAAAAAGTTTGTATTTTAACAATTTTGCgaaatttagcttttaaaatggTGAACTTGTAGTTCACTATTTGTGGCGTTGATGTTGCTTACTGCTGATATAACTTCGTGTATATCGTAGTTGaaagttgaaacttgaaagcaGTGGCCGAGGCAGGATTTCCGCTAAGgggttaaaaaaataaaaaacgcTAAGgggttaaaaaaattaaaaattaaaagagacTGTGGCTAGTGGGAATTGAACAAGCGACCTCAGAAAGGTTTTGACCCCCCTTGACCACTGAGCTATGCTTTTGGGCTATGTCAAGGgtattcaaaatataatatatagaggcACAAATTGgattttaccttatatatataGTGTGATTTTCCAGCGAGAGGGGTTCCCCGTCCGGCCTCCTAATTCTGCCCCTACTTGAAAGTTTGAGGCAAAAGTATCACTTCGCAGATTCTTTAATGCAGACTTATCACTTTAGCAAATATCTCGTGTTTTCTTAGGAACTCAAAAGTGAAAGGAGAGTGCCTTTGatgattttatttatataataaattatTTGGTTCTTGTTCCTTAGAGGCTAAATATTAGTAAGTTAAAAGTGTTAAAAATGCATTTTATATTGTAGTCATTTGCAGTTTTATGTATATGGATAAATCTTGCTTGATTTCAGTTTCCAGGCTTCCTCTATATGCATTCAAGAATGATGACAATGAGCCAATTGAAAACAATATTGATACCTTGCCTGGGGAGGATTGTCAGATATCTTTTCTGAACGATTTGCTGTTAGGTCTATGGGAAGAGCGGATGAGCCAGGGACTGTTTCGATATGATGTGACAACCTGTGAGACGAAAGTCATTCCTGGGAGATATGGTTTTATTGCACAGCTGAATGAGGGGCGCCACCTGAAGAAGCGACCAACAGAGTTTCGCATTGATCAGGTTCTTCAGCCTTTTGACGAGAACAAATTCAATTTTACCAAAGTGGGCCAGGACGAAGTGCTTTTCAGGTTTGAGCCAAGTACTGACTACAAGGCCCGCTACTTTTCGGGCGTGGGAGTAGATGTTGGTATTTCACCTAGTATTGTTGCTATCAATGTAAGGAAACTGTTACTTTGGTGCTTTTTCTGATAGTTATGATCAGATGCATTTTGGCTGATGAAATCTTGTTTTTCAGGTGAGCCCAATTGAGTATGGCCATGTACTTTTGATACCTCGAGTTCTTGATTACTTACCTCAGAGAATTGATCGTGATAGTTTCACAGTTGCTCTCCATTTCGCCAGAGAACTGGCGGATCCCTTCTTTAGGGTTGGTTATAACAGTTTGGGCGCTTTCGCCACCATAAACCACCTCCACTTCCAGGTTATAGGTTAACCAAATAATGTCTAATTATTTGTTTCGCATGAGGTAACTGTCTATATGACGTTCTCTTACTGCTGTTCATGACAGGCATATTACTTGTCAGTGCCATTTCCAGTTGAGAAAGCACCAATGCGTAGGATAATGAGAGGGAAGGGGCTGGGTGACGCTGGAGTGATTGTTTCCAAGTTATTAAATTACCCTGTACGAGGTTTTTCTTTTGAGGGTGGAAATGGAAGTACAGTGCGTGATTTGTCTGATGCTGTTGTCAATTCCTGCATCTCCCTTCAGAATAAGAATATACCTTTCAACATTCTCATTGCTCAGTGTGGGAAGAAGATATTTCTGTTTCCTCAGGTAATAAATCTCCCTTCTTTAAATTCGTAGACTGTTGCTAGAGCGCTTTTAGAAGGTTTTCTCTTAGGTTCACCAGTACAGTCATGGAATTTGTCATACTCTGCTGTTGAGAAGCTTTTATGAATACTTGTTCGATAAAAAAAATACTTGTCAGATTTTTTGAGAATGCAAATATACCAATTAAGATGCGACTGAAGAATCCATAGCTGATCAGTTAATACCTATTGATTGCAAATCAGTGAACATATGTAGGAAGTCAATTTTGCTTGACAAATCTCTACGGGCTAGGGATTGGAAACAGGATAAAGTCGGATTATAATATGGCAGAATTATAATGATGTTGGAACGAGTTATAATGAGGGGATTGTTAGTGATACCTGACAGGGTTGTGATGGGATTGATGTACTTTCATTGCATGTTTGGTTCGTCAACTGGATGTGGATTTGTAGTTTGGGCGGTGGTTTGGGGTTTGGATTTGGTGGGGAAAACAGGGGTGATGGCCTGATGGGAAGCGGCAGTGCATAGGGAAAGGGGCGAAGACAATGGATAAAAGCCAAAAAGGGCAAGGGAGGCAAGTCAAGGTGCATGCCTCATGGTGCAATGTGAATGCCTTTTAAGGACTCATTTTCCAGTAAATTAACagaataaattatttaaaattgggAAAAAAGTAGAAACAGAGAAAAGTAACATGAATAGAGAGAAACAGAGCATGAAAAAGCAGAGAATAGATAGGCAACATATCTGAGCACCAGCTATTGGTTTTGCCAGTGCAGCAGTTACAATCGAAAGAGAGCAATAAGAGGGAGAGAGGAGACAGATAGAGGCTTTAGATCCAGGGGTTTCATATGTAAGTTTTGCTATTTTAAATGATCATCTGATTTAGCTAGTCAGATTAGATAGTGCATGCCAATTTATTTAATCCTGTTGAACCCACTTGGGTTCTCCTGAGGAGAAGCCACTTCTACAAGCACCAAGGTAAATTGCATGAGACGCGGACAATGAGTCACATTTATTACTTGGTTATTTCAAGAATATGCTTCTGGACAAATCCCAGATTCAAACTATATTTTTTGTCCTCTCGTTGCTTTCTAGTTGGCAAATGCAAAACCTAGATGAGGTTTTACAAGAACTTGATTTATCTGAGTCAAACTTTGTAGATTCATGTTGAGAAAATTACCTGCAACCGGATCATAGAGAGATGGCAGATAGAGGGTTTCAGACAAGGGCTTGCTGATTAGTTTGctcttttctttaaatttaactaAGCAAACAAATCAGATAGGCTTAGGATGACTGAATTACCCCCTTATTGGTCAGAAATTTCAAGGGCAAAAAAAGACGAAAAATTCCAAAAGCCACACATCCTATAAGCACAAGAAAGCAGAAACCTCAGCTAAAAACATTAAGGACAAGCTCATTATGAAACCCATTGTTGGACATCGGTCTACCTGGTTGGGCCTTGCCAACCATTGCCTCAAGGCACACCATTGGAGATATGGATGTTTCCACTAGAATCTGCATTCGTATCAGATGCAAGTAGAAGTTATCTTTATATCCTTCACACATATGATGTTTTTATTCCCATGAATTCTCAGTAATGTTTTTATTCCCATGAATTCTCAGTGTCTGTCAACAACTGCACATAAAAGAAAGAAGGTTCTTCACCAATATCATAACGAAAATAAAAGCAATTAGTTACACTTTTGATCTTTTAGCATTAGTTGTCAATTAAGTTGCGAGGGATCTCGAAACATTCAACTTTTAGCTGGTTTTAAAACCGAGTTTGAGCTATAGTAGAATAGCAGGGGTGCATGAACACATGATTTCATCTTGAAAATAGAAATTTTTGGGACTTGTGCTTTCAAATCTCTCTCTGATGGTTAAAGAAGCTTACTTCATCTTTTTCTGGGATTATTGCTTAGTGCTATGCAGAGAAGCAAGCACTTGGAGTTGTAGACCAGGAGCTCCTCGACACT
Proteins encoded in this region:
- the LOC107759279 gene encoding GDP-L-galactose phosphorylase 2-like isoform X1 — its product is MLTIKRVPTLVSNYQEDVPESNNVVGCGRNCLGFCCLPGLWEERMSQGLFRYDVTTCETKVIPGRYGFIAQLNEGRHLKKRPTEFRIDQVLQPFDENKFNFTKVGQDEVLFRFEPSTDYKARYFSGVGVDVGISPSIVAINVSPIEYGHVLLIPRVLDYLPQRIDRDSFTVALHFARELADPFFRVGYNSLGAFATINHLHFQAYYLSVPFPVEKAPMRRIMRGKGLGDAGVIVSKLLNYPVRGFSFEGGNGSTVRDLSDAVVNSCISLQNKNIPFNILIAQCGKKIFLFPQCYAEKQALGVVDQELLDTQVNPAVWEISGHMVLKRRKDYNDASEEYAWKLLSEVSLSEERFEEVKGYISEAADLQEAEDKSINPELDPEKEIPDSPGPQVASHMPQDCLVLH
- the LOC107759279 gene encoding GDP-L-galactose phosphorylase 2-like — protein: MLTIKRVPTLVSNYQEDVPESNNVVGCGRNCLGFCCLPVSRLPLYAFKNDDNEPIENNIDTLPGEDCQISFLNDLLLGLWEERMSQGLFRYDVTTCETKVIPGRYGFIAQLNEGRHLKKRPTEFRIDQVLQPFDENKFNFTKVGQDEVLFRFEPSTDYKARYFSGVGVDVGISPSIVAINVSPIEYGHVLLIPRVLDYLPQRIDRDSFTVALHFARELADPFFRVGYNSLGAFATINHLHFQAYYLSVPFPVEKAPMRRIMRGKGLGDAGVIVSKLLNYPVRGFSFEGGNGSTVRDLSDAVVNSCISLQNKNIPFNILIAQCGKKIFLFPQCYAEKQALGVVDQELLDTQVNPAVWEISGHMVLKRRKDYNDASEEYAWKLLSEVSLSEERFEEVKGYISEAADLQEAEDKSINPELDPEKEIPDSPGPQVASHMPQDCLVLH